In Kitasatospora gansuensis, a genomic segment contains:
- a CDS encoding roadblock/LC7 domain-containing protein, whose amino-acid sequence MSQAAQNLNWLITNFVDNTPGVSHTVVVSADGLLLAMSEGFPRDRADQLAAVASGLTSLTSGASRIFEGGDVNQTVVEMERGFLFLMAVSDGSSLAVLAAPDSDIGLVGYEMALLVDRAGAVLTPALRAELQGSLLH is encoded by the coding sequence ATGAGCCAGGCCGCACAGAACCTGAACTGGCTGATCACCAATTTCGTGGACAACACCCCCGGGGTGTCGCACACGGTGGTGGTCTCCGCCGACGGTCTCCTGCTCGCCATGTCCGAAGGCTTCCCCCGCGACCGGGCCGACCAGCTCGCCGCCGTCGCCTCCGGCCTGACCTCCCTCACCTCCGGCGCCAGCCGGATCTTCGAGGGCGGCGACGTCAACCAGACCGTCGTCGAAATGGAACGCGGCTTCCTCTTCCTCATGGCAGTCAGCGACGGCTCCTCCCTCGCCGTCCTCGCCGCCCCCGACTCCGACATCGGCCTCGTCGGCTACGAAATGGCCCTCCTCGTCGACCGCGCCGGAGCCGTCCTCACCCCCGCACTCCGCGCCGAACTCCAGGGCAGTCTCCTGCACTGA
- a CDS encoding DUF742 domain-containing protein produces the protein MTPPDDRSGQYGVPYPGTGHDAFGAPGVGPGQPYGQPAYGQPQFAQQQPQYGQPSQSPYEQSAQYGRHYGDQQPQRHGYQDYPGPEAFPEQAEEPGHVEEFDDDHDSGPLIRPFAMTGGRTRPRYELALEALVSANVSPDRLASMLPEHQRICTLCTEVKSVAEVSALLNLPLGVARILVADLAEAGLVAIHQPAAGGESGNQPDVTLLERVLSGLRKL, from the coding sequence GTGACCCCGCCCGACGACCGCAGCGGCCAGTACGGCGTTCCGTACCCAGGCACCGGCCATGACGCCTTCGGAGCCCCCGGCGTCGGCCCCGGTCAGCCGTACGGCCAACCCGCCTACGGCCAGCCGCAGTTCGCGCAGCAGCAGCCCCAGTACGGCCAGCCGAGCCAGTCCCCGTACGAGCAGTCCGCGCAGTACGGACGGCACTACGGCGACCAGCAGCCCCAGCGCCACGGCTACCAGGACTACCCGGGACCCGAGGCCTTCCCTGAACAGGCCGAAGAGCCGGGCCACGTCGAGGAGTTCGACGACGACCACGACTCGGGGCCGCTGATCCGGCCGTTCGCGATGACCGGTGGCCGCACCCGGCCCCGGTACGAACTGGCCTTGGAGGCACTGGTTTCGGCCAATGTCTCGCCGGACCGTCTGGCCTCGATGCTCCCCGAGCACCAGCGGATCTGCACCCTGTGCACCGAGGTGAAGTCCGTCGCCGAGGTCTCCGCGCTGCTCAACCTCCCCCTTGGGGTGGCGCGCATCCTCGTCGCCGACCTCGCCGAGGCCGGCCTCGTGGCCATCCACCAGCCCGCAGCCGGCGGCGAATCCGGCAACCAGCCCGACGTCACGCTGCTCGAAAGGGTCCTCAGTGGACTTCGCAAGCTCTAA
- a CDS encoding GTP-binding protein, with product MDFASSNAATPTRATTSAKIVVAGGFGVGKTTLVGAVSEINPLRTEAVMTSASAGIDDLTHTAGKTTTTVAMDFGRITLDEDLILYLFGTPGQDRFWFMWDDLVRGAIGAVVLVDTRRLADCFPALDYFENSGLPFVVALNGFDGHQPHTADEVREALQLGPDTPVITLDARRRDSAKSALITLVEHALLARLR from the coding sequence GTGGACTTCGCAAGCTCTAACGCGGCCACCCCCACCCGCGCCACCACCTCCGCGAAGATCGTCGTCGCAGGCGGCTTCGGCGTCGGAAAGACCACCCTGGTCGGCGCGGTGTCGGAGATCAACCCGCTGCGCACGGAAGCCGTCATGACCTCGGCCTCCGCCGGCATCGACGACCTCACCCACACCGCAGGCAAAACGACGACCACCGTCGCCATGGACTTCGGCCGAATCACCCTCGACGAAGACCTCATCCTCTACCTCTTCGGCACCCCCGGCCAGGACCGCTTCTGGTTCATGTGGGACGACCTCGTCCGCGGCGCCATCGGCGCCGTCGTCCTCGTCGACACCCGCCGCCTCGCCGACTGCTTCCCCGCCCTCGACTACTTCGAAAACAGCGGGCTCCCCTTCGTCGTCGCCCTCAACGGCTTCGACGGACACCAACCCCACACCGCCGACGAAGTCCGCGAAGCACTCCAACTCGGCCCCGACACCCCCGTCATCACCCTCGACGCCCGCCGCCGAGACAGCGCAAAAAGCGCCCTCATCACCCTCGTCGAACACGCACTCCTCGCCCGACTGCGGTGA